GTTCCGTGACAGCTCACGCAAAAGGTCTTGAAGTATTTTTTCCCGGCGGCAACCGGATCCTTGTCAAGCTCGCCGGACGCTTCGAGTTCGAGTTCCCGCAGTTCCTGCACGCGAGCGGCATGGGCTACCGATCGGTCAAGTTGCGTCTGGGGCAGGAACTTGAAAACGTGAACCACCGGAACGTACACGATACTGAACAGAATGGCGAAATAGAAAATTCCCAGCCACCACTTGGGAAGCGGATTGTCTTCCTCGTTAATTCCGTCGTAGTCGTGATCGGGCAACGTACCGTGTGGACCGGTCATGAGCGTGTCCCTTCCGGTTCGGACAATCCGACGGCATGTTCCGTATGAATATCCATCCCATCTCCGTTATCGAGCGGCAATCGGCTCGGATAGTCGAAACGGTCTTTGCGCCCGCGATAGGTCCAGACAATCACTCCGATGAAAACGACAAAAAACAGCACCAGACCGATGAGCGGGCCAATCGCTTCCCCGAGATTTGTGATAACGTCTTTGATCATTTTTCCCCCGCGAGCAGGTTGGGTCGCGGTATTTTGCCCATTCGCTCGAGATAGGCGATGAGCGCGATCACTTCCTTGTCCTGCGTGCCTTCGTAGCCTTCGGCCTCGAGCTTCGCGGCGATGTCGGCGGCTTGCGTTTCGAGATCGGTCCGCGCATGAATAATGTCGTCATCGGAATAGGGCACGCCGAGCTTGCGCATTACGCTCATCTTCTTTTCGACATCCGGAGACTCGAGCTTGTTTGCGAGCAGCCACGGGTAGGGCGGCATGATCGAGCCCGGCGAAGTTGAACGCGGATTCTGGAAGTGCAGATAGTGCCACTGAGGCGGATACTTGGGACCGACCCGAGCAAGGTCGGGGCCGATCCGCCGCGATCCCCATAAGAACGGATGATCGTACTCGAACTCGCCGGGTTTGGAGTAGTCCCCATAGCGCAACACTTCATCGCGCAAGGGGCGAATCATTTGCGAGTGGCAGTTGTTGCAGCCCTCGCGCAAGTAGAGATCGCGGCCTTCAAGTTCGAGCGGCGTGTAGGGCTGGGCGGCGGATGCATAAATCGGCACGTAACTCTTCGGCATCAGGAGCGGGCCGATCTCCACCACACCGCCGACTCCCACCGCCATCAGTGCGAGTATGCTGAAGGCCAGCGGTTGTCCGGTGAGGAGGTGATGCCAACGCGTGCGCGGCTCCGGGGCTTCGGGTTTGAGCACGGCCAGTGACGGCGCCTGCGCGGTCTCGTCGGCCGGAACTTTCGCTCCGGCACAGGTCTTGATGAGGTTGTACACCATCAGCAGCAGACCGCCGAGATATAGAATTCCGCCCAAGAGCCGCGTATGATAGAAGGGCAAAATGCGCTGCGTGGTCTCGATGAAATTGGGATAGAACAGAAGTCCGTCGGCGTCGAAGGCGCGCCACATCAGACCCTGCATGATCCCCGCAATCCAGATGGGGATGATGTAGAGAAGTATGCCGATGGTGGCAATCCAGAAATGCAGGTTGGCCAGATTGCGCGAGAAGAGTTCCCGTCTCCACAAGCGCGGCACCATGTAATACATGATGCCGAAAATCATGAAGCCCACCCAGCCGAGCGCCCCAACATGAACGTGAGCGATCGTATAGTCGGTGTAGTGGGTGAGCGAATTCACCGATTTGATGGACATCATCGGCCCCTCGAACGTGCTCATTCCGTAGAAGGTGACCGAGACGGCGAGGAACTTGAGAATCGGATCTTCGCGCAGTTTGTGCCACGCACCGCGCAGCGTGAGCAGGCCGTTCAACATCCCGCCCCATGACGGCGCGAGCAGAATCAGACTGAACACCATGCCGAGGGTCTGCGCCCAATCGGGAAGGGCCGTGTAGTGAAGATGGTGCGGTCCGGCCCAGATGTAAACGAAGATCAAAGCCCAAAAATGGATCACCGACAGGCGGTAGCTGAACACCGGCCGTTGCGCGGCTTTGGGCAGATAGTAGTACATCATGCCGAGGATGGGAGTGGTGAGCACGAATCCGACGGCGTTGTGGCCATACCACCATTGGGTCATCGCGTCCTGCACGCCCGCGAACACGGAATAACTCTTCAGCAGCGAAACCGGCAGCGCCAGCGAATTGACGACGTGCAACAGCGCGATGGTAACAATGGTGGCGATGTAGAACCACAGAGCAACGTAGAGGTGCCGCTCACGGCGGCGGACGATGGTCATAAAGAAATTGACGCCGAAAATTACCCACACGCCGGTGATGAGCACGTCCAGCGGCCATTCCAGCTCGGCATATTCTTTGGACGTGTTGTGACCGGAGAGGAGCGTGACGGCGGCCAGCACGATGATGATCTGCCAACCCCAGAAATGAATGCGCGACAAGACATCCGAGAACATCCGGGTCTTGAGCAGCCGTTGCGAGGAGTAATAGATCGCCGCGAAAATCGCATTCAACGTAAACGCGAAGATTACGGCGTTGGTATGCAGAGGACGCAGTCTTCCGAAAGTGATCCACGGAATGCCGCCGTTCAGCTGCCAGAAGGCCAGCTGCGCGGCCACCACCACGCCGACGAGCATGCCGACCACGCCCCAGAAGAAGGTGGCTTGCACGAAACGGCGGACGACGGCATCATCGTAGGCGAACGTTTCCAGTGAAGCGGCAGGATTGGAAGACATTCTTAGCCTCTACACAAATAGGTTCGATTCACGGCGTGGGTGCGGTGCCGTGAGTGGAATTGTTGTCGTTGGGATTTCTGCTATTGGATTGCGGAGTGTCCTCCAGCAGCATGCGGTGGGCCGGAGTATCGAGATCGTCGAATTGTCCTCGCCGCACTGCCCAGAGATAGAGAGCCACGAACACAAAAACCAGAAATAGCGCAAGCGGAATCAGCAAGTAGATAATGTTCATTGTTTCAGCCCCGCGACGCGATCAGCACGACGGTCAGAGACGACAGGGGCATGAGGATCGCCGCCACCAGCGGTCCGACCTGACCCGTTATGGCGAGTGTCGCGCCGACCAAATTGTACAGAAGAGCGATGACGAGATTCACACGGATCACTCGCATGGCACGGCGTGAGAGACGAAGAGTTTCGGCAATAGATAGCGGACCACGAGAGGATGAAAGGAACACGTCGGCCGCATCGCGCGCAACTTCCGCGGAACCGGAGGCGGAGATGCCGACGCCCGCGCGGCTCAACGCGGCCGCATCGTTGACTCCGTCGCCAATCATTGCCACTCGTTTTCCCTGCCCGATGAGTTCTTCGACTCGCGCCAGTTTGTCTTCGGGCCGGACGCGGCCGCGGAACTCCGTGACGCCCAGTTCTTGGGCCACGGCCGCCACCGCCTGCGGATGATCGCCGGAAAGGAGTTCGATTTCCAGTCTCGTTCGACGAAGTTCTTCTATGGCTGCCAGCGCACCGTCACGGATACGATCTCCAAGACCCAAGACGGCTAAGGCTTCTCGGTCTCGCGCAATCCAGACGAGCGTATTTCCGGCCTGCGCATATTCCGCAGCGAATTTTAAGAGAGCATCGGGCATGTATGTAACGCGATCGGCGATGAATCCCTCGGTACCGACAAGATACTCACGAGCACTAACGCGCCCTTCGATCCCCGCTCCCGCAATAACGCGGCATTCCTCGATTTCCATATTGTCAGTGGCGATCTGTTCAAAGGCCGTCGCAATCGCATGGCCAGAGTATTTTTCAAGAGCGGCGACGGCGCGACGAATTGCGAAGGCGTCTTCATCGGCAATGCTCGCGGCGAACTTTTCGCGGACGATGGTGAGTCGCCCTTCGGTGAGCGTGCCGGTCTTGTCGAGAATCACGTGATTGACCGACGCCAATCGCTCGACACCATCCTGCCCGCGAATGAAAATTCCGCGACGCGCGGCGCGACCCATCGCCATGCCGAGAGCCATCGGCGTGGCCAGTCCGAGCGCGCAGGGACAGGCCACCACCATCAGCGCGGCGGCATTCCACAGCGCTCGCGTGGGATCAATGAACAACCACACCACGATGGTCAGCGCGGCCAGCGACAGAACAGCTGCCACGAAATAACTGGCGATACGATCCATCACTCCGGTAATCGGAGCGCGACGGGCGGACGCCTGCCGCACCATCTCGGCGAGCCGCGAAAGCTCGGTGGCTTCGCCGGTGGCCGTGGCGATCATTTCGAGTGGAGCACGCTCGACGACCGAACCCGCGAACAGCGTTTCCCCACGTTTTCGCTCGACCGCTCCTGGCTCTCCCGTCAGATGAGCTTCGCTGATCCACGCGCGTTCGCCGTCGAGCGTGCCGTCTACGGGAATCGTGTC
The window above is part of the bacterium genome. Proteins encoded here:
- a CDS encoding heavy metal translocating P-type ATPase; this encodes MAAIAPLNQTLREIACAHCGLPVPRTRIVSEAERQFCCAGCEAVYRIVHECNLEDYYRLRKEYGERSTAPAKVTGKSFEYLDDPDYLKRLGQPRTAGGWLVRFYLDGVHCIACGWLVEKVLLEIEGARFAHLDLGKSVVEIVFNPVEIKLSALARALDRLGYTPHPIMERGEATARRRETRSLLTRLGVAGAAAGNIMLLAVSQYAGDVTGIEREFSALFRWVSLALALPAVLYSAYPFYRGAWNGFRRGVLHMDVPISLGILVAFAISLAATVQNRGEVYYDTVSMLIFLLLAGRLVLQRAGRWAADAGESLLAITPRSVRRIESEGVCEVLLSEIEHGDRLQVLPGDTIPVDGTLDGERAWISEAHLTGEPGAVERKRGETLFAGSVVERAPLEMIATATGEATELSRLAEMVRQASARRAPITGVMDRIASYFVAAVLSLAALTIVVWLFIDPTRALWNAAALMVVACPCALGLATPMALGMAMGRAARRGIFIRGQDGVERLASVNHVILDKTGTLTEGRLTIVREKFAASIADEDAFAIRRAVAALEKYSGHAIATAFEQIATDNMEIEECRVIAGAGIEGRVSAREYLVGTEGFIADRVTYMPDALLKFAAEYAQAGNTLVWIARDREALAVLGLGDRIRDGALAAIEELRRTRLEIELLSGDHPQAVAAVAQELGVTEFRGRVRPEDKLARVEELIGQGKRVAMIGDGVNDAAALSRAGVGISASGSAEVARDAADVFLSSSRGPLSIAETLRLSRRAMRVIRVNLVIALLYNLVGATLAITGQVGPLVAAILMPLSSLTVVLIASRG
- the ccoS gene encoding cbb3-type cytochrome oxidase assembly protein CcoS; the protein is MNIIYLLIPLALFLVFVFVALYLWAVRRGQFDDLDTPAHRMLLEDTPQSNSRNPNDNNSTHGTAPTP
- the ccoN gene encoding cytochrome-c oxidase, cbb3-type subunit I: MSSNPAASLETFAYDDAVVRRFVQATFFWGVVGMLVGVVVAAQLAFWQLNGGIPWITFGRLRPLHTNAVIFAFTLNAIFAAIYYSSQRLLKTRMFSDVLSRIHFWGWQIIIVLAAVTLLSGHNTSKEYAELEWPLDVLITGVWVIFGVNFFMTIVRRRERHLYVALWFYIATIVTIALLHVVNSLALPVSLLKSYSVFAGVQDAMTQWWYGHNAVGFVLTTPILGMMYYYLPKAAQRPVFSYRLSVIHFWALIFVYIWAGPHHLHYTALPDWAQTLGMVFSLILLAPSWGGMLNGLLTLRGAWHKLREDPILKFLAVSVTFYGMSTFEGPMMSIKSVNSLTHYTDYTIAHVHVGALGWVGFMIFGIMYYMVPRLWRRELFSRNLANLHFWIATIGILLYIIPIWIAGIMQGLMWRAFDADGLLFYPNFIETTQRILPFYHTRLLGGILYLGGLLLMVYNLIKTCAGAKVPADETAQAPSLAVLKPEAPEPRTRWHHLLTGQPLAFSILALMAVGVGGVVEIGPLLMPKSYVPIYASAAQPYTPLELEGRDLYLREGCNNCHSQMIRPLRDEVLRYGDYSKPGEFEYDHPFLWGSRRIGPDLARVGPKYPPQWHYLHFQNPRSTSPGSIMPPYPWLLANKLESPDVEKKMSVMRKLGVPYSDDDIIHARTDLETQAADIAAKLEAEGYEGTQDKEVIALIAYLERMGKIPRPNLLAGEK
- a CDS encoding cbb3-type cytochrome c oxidase subunit 3, which codes for MIKDVITNLGEAIGPLIGLVLFFVVFIGVIVWTYRGRKDRFDYPSRLPLDNGDGMDIHTEHAVGLSEPEGTRS